The Gouania willdenowi chromosome 14, fGouWil2.1, whole genome shotgun sequence nucleotide sequence aTAAGGTTTAAGGCACAACAACATGTTGGATAGAAGTGGGTTCATCAAGTGACTACCAGCACCGATCAGTTTAAAACAATGGTAACACGGCCCGATTACGTGTCTAATAGATGTCTAGTGACTATATAATCTATAATGAATGCTATTGTAACTCGGCTAGCTGGTTAGATGTTGAAGCGGCCGCCGGGTTATCTTAATAGCTCACCACCAATTTCAGCTCAATCATCACAACAAGTTTTTGATTTCTTTAACTTTtctgttgtgttagctttctgttattatctatcatccaatttctttcttatctcctgttaggcttccttatgcctgaaaaatattggtttttattatttttagtgtcaACCTCTGGGCCTTTTTTTGGTCAGTATAAGAACAAAAAATGGGGGcgggaagaaaaagaagaaaaaaaagaaaaaaagagggcagaaaaaggaaaaaaagagaaaaaaagagggcataaaaaggaaaaaaagagaaaaaaagagggcagaaaaaggaaaaaagagggaaaaaaaggaagaaaaaaaataggggCGGGGTGGGGTGATGTTGGACAAGAACTGAAAaatatgatatatttttttagagAATTAAAGCATCCAatcagaatattaaaaaaagatatattaCCATTGGAGAGCCATTTGTGACATTGTCCCTTAAACTGTTCCCATTCTCATATCTTCTTTCAAGTGGTAAACACTTCACTGAAAAGCTGCTGATTTACAAAAGATAAGGAtatcaatattattaaaaacaataaggTGAACACATGAAGATAGAAAACATAAGCCGTTAAAATGAAACCTGCCAGCTTCATACAGAGTGAAAAGTGTTGCTGacaaaaaactatgaaaaaataTGATATTTGACTAAATCAGCACTGATGTCGAGGTGCAGATGTGAGTGAAAGATATAATACTGTAGCTGTACACAGTCTATATGTATTCGTGCTCACCATGCTTCAGTAACTGCTCTACTCAGAGGAAGATGACTCGGACATTCTGTGATTGTGGAAAGGCCTCTCAGATCAAGGGGCGGAGGTCGAGCTGGGAAACAGTAGATGCAAAGTCAGTGAACTGGTTCAAAGATGTGTCATGGTAACGAGAAGCCACATCAGATGTTCTGACATTTCCTATGACAGAGATTGGCAACACagtcacagcgggggccacaaaactgttacagtatctgatccgagggccacattttcaacatttagaatgattgatctgagcattaatacagggagggtaaaaagggttttgtctttgtggttttggagtcgtgtgtttttgttattttttattttcttgttgtaattttgtgtgtttttttgtcattttctgcatttatgttgtcgatttgtgtgtttttggggtcactttctgtatttctgttgttttctgtattttcctgtcattttggtgacagtttgtgtgtctttggagctattctgtaaggTGATATTTTTGCGTTTTCATAGtaattttgtttaagtggttgttgtgtctatctttgttgtcattctgtatttttttctgggagattgttgtgtgttcttgtgtacttggtgcattttgctgtcgatttgtgtgttttgggagttattttgtgtattatgttggccTTCATATTTcctccaacttcttgaaatacaatttttgggaaTTTGTTTTTTAGACCGAGTTCCACATGTGTCCCCCGGTCCGCCAGTTTCCTATGTCTGTCTTGTGATTTAGCATCTGGCAATACTAGGAGTATGTTGTTGACCCCTATCTGTTATGGTCAGTCAACCTTTATTtatgaaaatacacacacactaacaactAGAGCACAGATGAAATACTGTCCTTGCTTTATAAGCAATGCTAAACGACTCTTTTCAGTGTTTCATTTTCCTCTCACCTCTTCTTAAGCGAGGCTTTAGATGCCTGTGAATCGGAGGTGGTGTGAGATCTCCAGGTTGACACACAAGCGAGCTGACGGATGAAGGAGACTCTGCAGAGGTGTTTGTAGCGAGGAAACCTGAACTCCTGGGGCTCATGGGGATGTAACCGTCACATTCAACGGCAGTCGCAGAAGGAGCGGGAGAAGTCATGGGAACATATGACTCATCTTGGTAGCTTTCGACCTGTGTGGTATTTGAACAAGGCTGCAAGAGGATTGTGAGATTAGAAATCAAGAATTATGTAAAAAGCACTGACTTCACTCactgaaatgtgtgaaaatgttaaaagtattGGATTTTCTTACCAAGTTAATACTTTGCCTCCGAATATTTCTCACCATCCGACTATTAGTTTTTCCTGTGAATTATTTGGATGTTTAGGAATTATTATAGGTTTTTTGTATTCATCCTGGTCATATGTTacttccagggttggggtcaagtaTAATTGTAaacgcgtaattgataattaattacaattatggcgtttttgcaatttaaaaaaattggcgctgtcgtaatcgtaattaaaatgtaattgagttcagataattgactttgtaaatggGGCGACcctggctcaggtggtagaggggttgtcTTCTTATCGAgtggttgggggtttgatcccagtctatacctgtcgaagtgtccttgggcaagacactgaaccctaagttgctcccaatggtcgagtcgtgccttgcatggcagctcagtcccattggtgtgtgaatgtgagtgtgaatggtgaatgagctgatacagtatgtaaagtgctttgagaccacttcagtgtagggataaagcactatatgaATGAAGtctatttatcatttaattgtaattgccatgaaaattctataaaaattgtcaattatattttaacgcaaaactggggaaccatgttacagttctatcaACAGTTCTACataggggtggactggccatctggcataccgggtgTTGACCCGAAGTGGGTCGGGTCAgctactttcttttttttttgacgagcgggtggaggcagacatggcaaCGGGTGGCTAAGCATGGtccaaaagtgtaaaaaaaaagagtgaaaagtgactaaaatgggccaaaaacagtcaagagtgggcaaaaaatcggcaaataaagaggaagcaGGTGGTATGTACactggcaaagggtagcttaaatgcagcagtgaaaaagggcaataatgtggaacaaaaacaggcaaaatgtatgggaaaaaggaaaccagtggtatttattgggcaaaaggtagctttgTTTGGAAGAAAAGTGggcaaaaaaatgtaagaaaaggacaaaaattggataaaagtgtcacaagaactggcaaaaaataagaaaaaagggatatttattggcaaaaggtagctaaagtctgaaaaaagtgtcaaaaggggcaaaaatgggacaaaggaagttgcaaaatggccaaagggaATAGATGAAAAGGGTTTCTGAggtaataacaataaaaattaagacataaaaagccacattttgagcattactgacttaataacggcttccaCGTAGTGTACGCCGATAATGTATACattagtgggctggtctggacagaaaatgcctgggctgatttttttttccgaGTCCACCCCTGGTTCGACACCTatgtcattaaaatatgtttcatttaaagctttcccacatttaccatttaaaaaaatactaaatccTATATttgcattgattaggaagcctaaaaaggtaaccaatagataggaaagaaatgagatgatagatatttgtgtttggtgtattttacagctgatttaggacttgttaattgatcccaaccctggttgcTTCACACTGTCGACATGCCTTAAACAAGGGTTTTTACCTAGACTGAAACGGTCAAGGCTTGACAAGGATGTCCTGCGAGGGAAAAGCACAGTGTTGCTTGAAATCTGCCGCGTTGTCTTTGTCCTCAGCCTGTGAGCTCCTTCATCACTGAGCAGCTCTGGCGGGTGATTGGGTTTAGGTGGCAGCGGAGGAGGCGTTTGTCCGTCGCACGTCACCTCGAACGAGTACGGTTTGTCGAACAGGAAGACGCTCTTGACGCAATGACGTAGGGGAGAGGAGGAGAATGACGTGCAGGGCGCGCTGAAGGGAGGGTGTGGTGCCAGCCTTCCATGGAGGAGCAGTGACGGGCTAGGGCTGATGTGGGAGGTGGAGGACGAGGACAACCCCGCACAGACGTCCTTGAATGCCTCTTCGGAGGACCTTCGCTCTAGAGAAAGCTCGGAGCTGGAAAAGCTGTCGTGTCTACAGAGAGGGGAAATATGAAAACATTGCAGTCAAACTcccagcagctgtgatcacaaCAGACGTGCAGAACGCACATACCTACTAGTGCTCACGCTCCCCGTCTCACACTGGGATAGGAAGAGGTAGTccagtggatggatggaatctGATTGGCTGGCCACGGACAAACGGTCGGGGCTGTCAGGGGACGGCTGGTGGGTGGGGGTGTGAGGAAACCCCTCCTCAGAGCTCTCTGTGCAACAAGCATGGAAAACATCTTACAACACAACTGCTAAAGAGGGACAACAAAAGGGCAAATATGGCATTTAattccctttttaaaaaaaaatctttttgaaGCAAAGAAGATGAATGTCAGCATGTCCTCTACAATCTCAATGTCCTCCCCCTCTCCCTCTTGTTCTGGCGATCATTCAGAAATGTGCTTCATTCCATTTGACTCAAGGCCACCCTTTCAAGGTCCTCCCTCCACACGAACAGTGGAATAGAAAAGATCTTTGCTTGTACTTATAAAGCATTTGCCACCCTTAAGGAAAGCCTATGTTCTCTGTGGCGACAGTTAGAAGGTATTGTTTCAAACGGCTCACAAGACTTGGATGAGATCGGCCTCTTCCAATGCTCCACATTCTTCTAAATGCCCCTAAGTAAAGTGACAAGTGTATGAAAGCTACATTATTTGGAGGAGAGAATAGATTTTCACATCAAAAATTAAGGGGTTCAGTGTTTTTCTTGAGCAAGAAACACGTGG carries:
- the gab3 gene encoding LOW QUALITY PROTEIN: GRB2-associated-binding protein 3 (The sequence of the model RefSeq protein was modified relative to this genomic sequence to represent the inferred CDS: deleted 1 base in 1 codon), with translation MSAGDVVCTGWLIKSPPEKKLKRFAWRKRWFVLRRGRMSGNPDVLEYYQSKNSKKPIRIIDLTECEVEMLNGQLRVKRDFNGKHLFVVKTSLRVFYLVAKTEEEMKSWINSISQICHFGNLEDAESSEEGFPHTPTHQPSPDSPDRLSVASQSDSIHPLDYLFLSQCETGSVSTSRHDSFSSSELSLERRSSEEAFKDVCAGLSSSSTSHISPSPSLLLHGRLAPHPPFSAPCTSFSSSPLRHCVKSVFLFDKPYSFEVTCDGQTPPPLPPKPNHPPELLSDEGAHRLRTKTTRQISSNTVLFPRRTSLSSLDRFSLGKTNSRMVRNIRRQSINLPCSNTTQVESYQDESYVPMTSPAPSATAVECDGYIPMSPRSSGFLATNTSAESPSSVSSLVCQPGDLTPPPIHRHLKPRLRRARPPPLDLRGLSTITECPSHLPLSRAVTEACSFSVKCLPLERRYENGNSLRDNVTNGSPMETQQQLCLSLDGIIQPWAKSSNLDYLSLDFNSASLSPVQKKPLLSDEHKVDYVQVDEKKTQALQNTKMEWKDVRQSKS